In the Papio anubis isolate 15944 chromosome 3, Panubis1.0, whole genome shotgun sequence genome, ACATGCCTGAAGGGTGACATCTTGGTTTTTAACTGAGCAACCTAGTGAATGGGGTTCCCATCTACTGAGATGCAAATGACTGGGGGAAATACTAGTCAGGGAATGACAAGGGGGTGTGGGGAGGCAATCAAGAGATGTGTTACCTAAAAGTGAAACCATAAACCCCATGTCCAGGAAAGTACTGGCACATAAAAGCCCTTTATTAAATAATCATTGAATGAGTCAGTGAATGAAACCAAATGCGTAAGcgtggggaaggagaaaggaagaatggaaacTAGCTCTAAATTTTACTACATATGAAGGAGTGCATTTGGCAAATGATATGATGGTAAGGACCCTGGGCTAGAATTTCAGACAACTGGGTtctcagaaaatatttccaaagctCAGATttctctttctagcttttattctgggacctctccctttttctttctctgcaggaTATGTGTTCACATATTTATTCATCCCAGCCAGCAGGTCCATATCCCTTACATCCCTGTGCGTAAGTGCAGAATGGGTAGCCCCCAAGACATGGAACAGCCAATCAGTGAGCTCCTCAGCTGTGGGATGGAACGAGACTGAAGCCCCCTCTTGCCAGCGACCACACTCATCACCAACCactccttccccactcccaatGTCCACACTCCCAGCGTTCCTACTGGAGCTGTGGAGTTGGCTGCTCGACAGACCAGACAAATTCCCATAAATCAATTCCCCAGAGGGTCTTACTCTCTAAGGACATGATTTTAAGCAAGTTGGGGACAAGATTAGTTCATACCATGCATTGGCTAGTCTTGAATTGACAGTCCTACTAATTGTTCTTATGGAGTTTTGGGCAGGTTCCTACTGAGACTTGCAGAGCAATTGGTGGGAAGAAAATCCGTTAAAAGTTGCCTTCACAACTGCGGCGGGCACAATGCAAAATGAGAAATACCTGTGAAAATACTGCAAAACAGCTGTGGAGTAAGAGCGTTGCCTCTATTTCACATATTACCGTGTTTCACATATTAACCACTTTTGTACTGGCTCTTCCACAGGATGGAGGGTACAGAGTCTGCCGACATCAGCTCCTTTGCCCGTTTCTCTTCCGGCAAACACTATGCCACCGATCACCATCTGGACTAGCTCTCCACAAAACACTGATGCAGACACTGCCTCCCCATCCAATGGCACTCACAGCAACTCAGTGCTCCCAGTTACAACATCAGCCCCAACATCTCTGCTTCCTAAGAACATTTCCACAGAGTCCAGAGAAGAGGAGATCACCAGCCCAGGTTCGAATTGGGAAGGCACAAACACAGacccctcacctcctgggttctcgtCAACAAGCGGTGGAGTCCACTTAACAACCACTTCGGAGGAACACAGCTCGGGCACTCCTGAAGCAGGCGTGGCAGCTACAGTGTCGCATTCCGCTGCTGAGCCTCCCACACTCATCTCCCCACAAGCTCCAGCCACATCACCCTCATCCCTATCAACCTCACCACCTGAGGTTTTTTCTGCCTCCATTGCTACCAACCACAGCTCCACTGTGACCAGCACCCAACCTACTGGAGCTCCAACTGCATCAGAGTCACCGACAGAGGAGTCCAACTCTGACCACACACCCACCTCACATGCCACAGCTGAGCCAGTGCCCCAGGAGAAAACATCCCCAACAACTGTGTCAGGCAAAGTGATGTGTGAGCTTATAGACATGGAGACCACCACCACCTTTCCCAGGGTGATCATGCAGGAAGTAGAACATGCATTAAGTTCAGGTGAGTCTCTGTCTAGTCCACTAGTTTTCTTTACTACATTCACACGTTAAGAATGCAGTTCAGTGAACCAAATACAATGGAAAATTTGAATTTTGCAGTGTAACACCTAAGTTGAATTATAATTCACAAGAATTTCCACAAGAGTGCAAACTTTTAGTCCCTTAACAATTTTCATGATTCACTGTGGCCAATTGCACCTTTATGGCCTATTTTCACAAGTCATAATGATGCTACAGGGAATGTAAGCACATAGGACCAGATAGCAAAGGGATTAACAGCATGGCTTTGGCCAAGCTTCCTAGGTTTCAACTCTGGCTCCTGACCTTtgacaagttacttcacctctttgTGCCTTTAgttttccacatctgtaaaatgggataaaacAGGTTCTACTGCATACAGTTCTTGTGGAGATTAACTGAAATgacataaagcacttagaacagttcctggcagGGAGTAAATGCTCAGGAAAAGTCATTTGTATTATTCTGCTCAGCGTTTTAAAGTAGTGTCTCCCTTTTGGAAACCAGTCAAAGTAGAGTAGGAGTGGAGAAAACTTACTTATTCTTTATAGTCACTGATGTATTTCAAGGGAAAGACAATAAATTTTACAAGATGTCacatctgcttttattttcccaGTAATTCTATGaagttagtattatttttatctttgttttgtaatCTTGGAAATTATGGTGGAGAGAAATCGAGGGCTCTTTCTGAGGTCACCCGCATCTGACATTGATGTGAAGACTATACAATTTAGGGTGTTGGGCAGGAAGAGGCTTTCATGGGAGCATTTGGCCACTTAGCTGAGAAAGAGGGAGATGA is a window encoding:
- the PARM1 gene encoding prostate androgen-regulated mucin-like protein 1, producing MVCKTLFALCILTSGWRVQSLPTSAPLPVSLPANTMPPITIWTSSPQNTDADTASPSNGTHSNSVLPVTTSAPTSLLPKNISTESREEEITSPGSNWEGTNTDPSPPGFSSTSGGVHLTTTSEEHSSGTPEAGVAATVSHSAAEPPTLISPQAPATSPSSLSTSPPEVFSASIATNHSSTVTSTQPTGAPTASESPTEESNSDHTPTSHATAEPVPQEKTSPTTVSGKVMCELIDMETTTTFPRVIMQEVEHALSSGSIAAITVTVIAVVLLVFGVAAYLKIRHSSYGRLLDDHDYGSWGNYNNPLYDDS